A stretch of Streptomyces vietnamensis DNA encodes these proteins:
- a CDS encoding SgcJ/EcaC family oxidoreductase: protein MKPRLAGVDMPPEDVDAIVALVAEVEHAQQNALPEAFVELFRPDALWSLPYGTPVTGLEEIGAFCRRVLPATADQPLTSTYETEYIHFLRPDVAAVKIRQRPVTRDGELLDDLLRRPDTPGTRSGCRGSSANVRRWASLVATLPPAAPDTSLYVLTKSAGRWRISVAQDTTAIEPDGLAAA from the coding sequence ATGAAGCCACGACTCGCCGGCGTGGACATGCCCCCGGAGGACGTGGACGCCATCGTGGCGTTGGTCGCCGAGGTCGAGCACGCCCAGCAGAACGCGCTGCCGGAGGCGTTCGTCGAGCTGTTCCGGCCCGATGCCCTGTGGTCGCTCCCGTACGGGACGCCCGTGACCGGCCTCGAGGAGATCGGCGCGTTCTGCCGCCGGGTGCTGCCCGCCACGGCCGATCAGCCGCTGACCTCCACGTACGAGACCGAGTACATCCACTTCCTGCGCCCCGATGTGGCCGCCGTCAAGATCAGGCAGCGGCCGGTGACCCGCGACGGGGAACTTCTCGACGACCTGCTCCGCCGACCCGACACCCCGGGCACGAGGAGCGGATGCCGGGGCTCCAGCGCGAACGTGCGCCGCTGGGCCTCCCTCGTGGCCACGCTCCCCCCTGCCGCGCCCGACACCTCCCTGTACGTCCTGACGAAGTCCGCCGGGCGCTGGCGCATCTCCGTCGCCCAGGACACCACCGCCATCGAGCCCGACGGCCTCGCCGCCGCCTGA
- a CDS encoding metallophosphoesterase, which translates to MADTSNTRSAAGEAPGASRSGLQRLMRYIPLIAPLLLWSVPCWILLYAGQHWPLPVAVGGTALFALGLVAMPLAMVRGHGRRQQDWAAIVGDTLLGGAWVLFTWSVLFGVLLRLALTAAGVGDGHDRARIVTWAVLGLTAVLLGWGYFEARRVPRVRRLEVRLPRLGSGLDGTRVVLITDTHYGPLDRARWSARVCETVNALEADLVCHTGDIADGTAERRRAQAAPLGTVRATRARVYVTGNHEYYSEAQGWVDLMDELGWEPLRNRHLLLERGGDTLVVAGVDDVTAESSGLAGHRAHLAGALQGADPDLPVLLLAHQPKFIDRAAAHGIDLQLSGHTHGGQIWPFHHLVRLDQPSVAGLSHHGARTLLYTSRGTGFWGPPFRVFAPSEITLLVLRSPQQPTSP; encoded by the coding sequence ATGGCTGACACCAGTAACACCCGATCTGCCGCCGGGGAGGCGCCCGGGGCGTCACGGAGCGGGTTGCAGCGCCTGATGCGGTACATCCCCTTGATCGCGCCCCTCCTTCTGTGGTCCGTGCCCTGCTGGATCCTCCTGTACGCGGGACAGCACTGGCCTCTGCCCGTCGCGGTGGGCGGCACCGCGCTGTTCGCCCTCGGCCTTGTCGCCATGCCGCTCGCGATGGTGCGCGGCCACGGGCGGCGTCAGCAGGACTGGGCCGCGATCGTGGGCGACACGTTGCTGGGCGGCGCTTGGGTGCTGTTCACCTGGTCGGTGCTGTTCGGCGTTCTGTTGCGGCTCGCGCTGACCGCGGCCGGTGTCGGTGACGGCCACGACCGCGCGCGTATCGTCACCTGGGCGGTCCTCGGCCTGACCGCCGTACTGCTCGGATGGGGGTACTTCGAGGCCCGGCGCGTGCCGCGCGTGCGCCGGCTCGAGGTGCGGCTCCCGCGTCTGGGGTCGGGGCTGGACGGCACCCGAGTCGTCCTGATCACCGACACCCACTACGGTCCGCTCGACCGCGCCCGCTGGTCGGCCCGGGTCTGCGAGACGGTGAACGCTCTGGAGGCGGACCTGGTGTGCCACACCGGCGACATCGCGGACGGCACGGCCGAACGCCGCCGTGCCCAGGCCGCTCCTCTGGGCACCGTGCGGGCGACGCGGGCCCGTGTCTACGTCACCGGCAACCACGAGTACTACAGCGAGGCCCAGGGCTGGGTCGACCTGATGGACGAGCTGGGCTGGGAGCCGCTGCGCAACCGCCACCTCCTGCTCGAGCGTGGGGGTGACACCCTCGTGGTCGCGGGCGTGGACGACGTCACCGCCGAGTCCTCCGGACTGGCGGGGCACCGCGCCCACCTCGCCGGAGCCCTCCAGGGCGCCGATCCCGACCTGCCCGTCCTCCTCCTCGCGCACCAGCCCAAGTTCATCGACCGGGCTGCGGCCCACGGCATCGACCTCCAGCTCTCCGGCCACACCCACGGCGGCCAGATCTGGCCCTTCCACCACTTGGTCCGCCTCGACCAGCCCTCCGTCGCCGGCCTCAGCCACCACGGCGCTCGCACCCTGCTCTACACCAGCCGCGGCACAGGCTTCTGGGGCCCGCCCTTCCGCGTCTTCGCCCCCAGCGAGATCACGCTGCTCGTGCTCCGCTCCCCGCAGCAGCCCACCTCGCCCTGA
- a CDS encoding glycerate kinase: MFGPQKGALPSTVELLDEWLRRLAPLPGVGSAPGGGAAGDVGAALLALGAEMTPGAPLIRELTHFDSRPGTADLCLTAEGKVDAGTDAGKTISAVVDACAKAAVPCVVLGGTLTPDADRLYGRGATAVLPIGKGRNRGAVPLRLPAHAGPVAELPPIAAE, translated from the coding sequence GTGTTCGGACCCCAGAAGGGCGCCCTCCCCTCGACTGTCGAGCTCCTCGACGAGTGGCTGCGACGACTCGCTCCCCTGCCGGGGGTCGGCTCGGCCCCCGGTGGCGGTGCGGCCGGCGACGTCGGCGCCGCGCTGCTCGCCCTCGGCGCCGAGATGACGCCCGGCGCCCCTCTGATCCGCGAACTGACGCACTTCGACAGCCGGCCGGGCACGGCCGACCTCTGCCTCACCGCGGAGGGCAAGGTGGACGCCGGCACCGACGCGGGCAAGACCATCAGCGCCGTCGTGGACGCCTGCGCGAAAGCCGCCGTCCCCTGTGTCGTACTCGGTGGAACCCTCACCCCGGACGCGGACCGCCTGTATGGGCGGGGCGCCACCGCCGTCCTGCCCATCGGTAAGGGAAGAAACCGCGGCGCCGTTCCTCTGCGGTTGCCGGCCCATGCGGGTCCCGTCGCTGAGCTACCTCCGATCGCGGCGGAGTAG
- a CDS encoding alpha/beta fold hydrolase → MSHKFTVDAPDTRLRGVDTPGAGPPLLFLNGGFATRHSWRHVLARLGGTHRTVTFDARARGRSGTSADCSLRAQIDDVDRVIEATGLDRPILVGWSHGATLAVCCAVEYPHLIAGLVLVDGAYPLALLDEAGSRRVRARFRRPGPLARVLALLGRSTRMTPLQAADVVIGTDEVNGLLEADLAALPCPTTFVVGHGELPGATGRQDHAIRAAVAKAAARNDHVTVFGTTNNEHTRVLTRDARLVAAAIEDVTRRSGR, encoded by the coding sequence ATGTCACACAAGTTCACCGTCGACGCCCCCGATACGCGTCTTCGTGGCGTCGACACCCCCGGCGCGGGGCCGCCGCTGCTGTTCCTCAACGGAGGCTTCGCCACCCGGCACAGCTGGCGGCACGTCCTCGCCCGTCTCGGCGGGACCCACCGGACCGTCACCTTCGACGCCCGGGCACGCGGACGCTCAGGTACATCCGCGGACTGTTCCCTGCGGGCGCAGATCGACGACGTCGACCGCGTGATCGAAGCGACGGGGCTCGACCGGCCGATCCTGGTCGGCTGGTCCCACGGAGCGACCCTCGCCGTGTGCTGCGCCGTCGAATACCCCCACCTGATCGCAGGGCTCGTACTCGTCGACGGCGCCTACCCCCTCGCCCTGCTGGACGAGGCAGGAAGCCGGCGCGTACGTGCGCGGTTCCGCCGTCCCGGACCGCTCGCACGTGTCCTGGCCCTCCTCGGACGCTCGACCCGGATGACCCCGCTGCAGGCCGCCGACGTCGTCATCGGAACGGACGAGGTCAACGGCCTGCTGGAGGCCGACCTCGCGGCCCTGCCGTGTCCGACGACGTTCGTCGTCGGACACGGTGAACTCCCCGGTGCCACCGGCCGGCAGGACCACGCCATCCGCGCCGCCGTCGCGAAGGCCGCCGCCCGCAACGACCACGTGACCGTCTTCGGCACCACGAACAATGAACACACGCGAGTCCTGACCCGCGACGCCCGGCTCGTCGCGGCCGCGATCGAGGACGTCACGAGACGATCGGGCCGCTGA
- a CDS encoding DUF4232 domain-containing protein has translation MTRPEPAAGSIYATLVFTNRSTATCTMTGYPGVSYVAQNGVQSGNAAVRQPGTITTVTLPPGGRAKAQLRDANGISGYDPARCKLSPAEGLRIYPPDQTAALFVPWKTEHCAGPTVHSLTIGPVQPG, from the coding sequence CTGACCAGGCCCGAACCCGCCGCGGGTTCGATCTACGCGACCCTGGTGTTCACCAACAGATCCACCGCCACGTGCACGATGACCGGTTACCCGGGCGTCTCCTACGTGGCCCAGAACGGCGTGCAGTCCGGCAACGCCGCCGTGCGCCAACCGGGGACGATCACCACCGTCACCCTTCCACCCGGCGGACGGGCCAAAGCCCAACTGCGCGATGCCAACGGCATCAGCGGCTACGACCCGGCGCGGTGCAAGCTCTCTCCCGCCGAGGGCCTGCGGATCTACCCGCCCGATCAGACGGCAGCGCTCTTCGTCCCGTGGAAGACCGAGCACTGCGCGGGCCCGACCGTGCACTCGCTGACCATCGGACCGGTCCAACCGGGCTGA
- a CDS encoding MFS transporter has protein sequence MGTDVLARPRGAGRAAGAAVLAQWTLACCAVWALLTVLPLHLTQGRHSAGTVAALVTEGVVSLRLMRIVAGPALGRLRPGTAISVALGLGTVAFGGLAATDGHPLALALALPVIGLGFGMNAMALKLIAAAAPAEGRARGFASQAVAVNLGMALGPLAGVAVQQRFGMAAFCASAALVNAMALCLVLVARPPGNRGPTAAGTLRAQWSVLAQDRDLRIPLALTALGFVLYTQLFATLPLYAKEVLGGGRSLGTVFLVNGLLIIALQLPVTLLAGRLRVTPRALCLLGFGCFAAAFACLGTGRSVGWLFTGVVLVTFAEMLLMPALDVLVGSAGPPERHAAYFSFAALATGIGEAVGSFSGVRVANAPGLGVAWLYTGLAVATTVLVLATTAVWLLRRDRR, from the coding sequence ATGGGAACTGACGTCCTCGCACGGCCCCGCGGGGCGGGCAGGGCGGCCGGGGCCGCCGTACTCGCCCAGTGGACACTGGCCTGTTGCGCCGTCTGGGCACTGCTCACCGTGCTGCCGCTCCACCTCACCCAGGGCCGTCACTCCGCCGGGACGGTGGCGGCCCTGGTCACGGAGGGAGTCGTCAGCCTTCGACTCATGCGCATCGTCGCGGGACCCGCCCTGGGCAGGCTCCGCCCGGGCACCGCGATATCCGTCGCGCTGGGACTCGGCACGGTCGCGTTCGGAGGTCTCGCCGCGACGGACGGACACCCGCTGGCCCTGGCCCTCGCGCTCCCCGTGATCGGGCTCGGGTTCGGCATGAACGCCATGGCACTCAAGCTCATCGCTGCCGCCGCGCCCGCCGAGGGACGCGCCAGGGGCTTCGCCTCCCAGGCGGTGGCCGTCAACCTGGGCATGGCCTTGGGGCCACTGGCCGGAGTGGCCGTCCAACAGCGTTTCGGCATGGCCGCCTTCTGCGCCTCCGCGGCCCTCGTGAACGCGATGGCACTGTGTCTCGTCCTGGTCGCCCGCCCACCGGGGAACCGCGGGCCCACGGCGGCCGGCACCCTGCGCGCGCAGTGGAGTGTCCTCGCACAGGACCGAGACCTACGCATCCCGCTCGCGCTGACCGCCCTCGGATTCGTTCTCTACACCCAGCTCTTCGCCACACTCCCGCTCTACGCGAAGGAAGTCCTCGGCGGTGGACGTTCCCTGGGAACCGTCTTCCTTGTCAACGGACTTCTGATCATCGCCCTGCAACTGCCTGTGACCCTCCTGGCCGGCCGCCTGCGGGTGACGCCGAGGGCGCTCTGCCTCCTCGGCTTCGGATGCTTCGCCGCGGCCTTCGCCTGCCTGGGCACCGGCCGGAGCGTCGGGTGGCTGTTCACCGGAGTCGTCCTGGTCACCTTCGCGGAGATGCTGCTGATGCCCGCCCTGGACGTACTGGTCGGCTCGGCCGGCCCCCCGGAGCGCCACGCCGCCTATTTCTCCTTCGCCGCCCTCGCCACCGGTATCGGCGAGGCCGTCGGCAGCTTCAGTGGGGTGCGCGTCGCGAACGCCCCGGGGCTCGGCGTCGCGTGGCTCTACACCGGGCTGGCCGTCGCCACGACGGTCCTCGTCCTGGCGACGACAGCGGTGTGGCTACTCCGCCGCGATCGGAGGTAG
- a CDS encoding hydrolase: MTSHAYKTLLSPHESVLVLIDHQPRMMAGGTPGEREALCNNVAGLARTANAFGVPTVLTGIAPEEFGGTLLTELTDVFPHRRIICRTLINAWADKRVRDAVLATGRRQIIIAGLWSEVGVVLPALSALEEGREVYVVADASGGTSAQAHQLGLQRITQAGGVPLTWLQLLGEFQRDWAGAETHAAVEAILHAHAGTWGRSVRIGHDGTVRGTGQAAS; this comes from the coding sequence ATGACCTCGCACGCGTACAAGACCCTGCTCAGCCCGCACGAGAGCGTGCTGGTCCTGATCGACCACCAGCCTCGGATGATGGCCGGCGGCACCCCCGGTGAACGCGAGGCGCTGTGCAACAACGTGGCAGGGCTGGCCAGGACGGCGAACGCCTTCGGCGTCCCGACCGTTCTCACCGGCATCGCCCCGGAGGAGTTCGGAGGGACGCTCCTCACCGAGCTCACCGACGTCTTCCCGCACCGACGGATCATCTGCCGCACCCTCATCAACGCCTGGGCCGACAAGCGGGTGCGGGACGCGGTGCTGGCCACCGGCCGCCGGCAGATCATCATCGCCGGCCTGTGGTCCGAGGTCGGCGTCGTCCTGCCCGCGCTGTCCGCGCTGGAGGAGGGGCGTGAGGTGTACGTCGTCGCCGACGCCTCCGGCGGCACCAGCGCACAGGCCCACCAGCTGGGCCTCCAGCGCATCACGCAGGCCGGTGGCGTCCCGCTCACCTGGCTCCAGCTGCTCGGCGAGTTCCAGCGCGACTGGGCCGGTGCGGAGACGCACGCCGCCGTCGAGGCGATCCTGCACGCCCACGCGGGCACGTGGGGCCGCAGCGTCCGCATCGGCCACGACGGCACCGTCCGCGGCACGGGGCAGGCGGCGTCGTGA
- a CDS encoding MFS transporter: protein MSVTTSLPPLSKGGDRVPLRSRLAVVAMAVGTFALVTVESLPVGLLAPIGKDLDVSQGTAGLMVTVPGLVASVTAPLLPVAIRRADRRAVLLGLIVLMVAANALSALAPDFAVLLASRFLIGISIGGFWALAAGLAVRLVPERHVPRAVSIVFGGATAANVLGVPAGTLIGALAHWRVAFAAVGALGVLVLAALLRLLPSLPPERPVRLRTLPEQFRDPVVRAGIVATFLLVSGHYAAFTYVSPILRDISGFDAGMTGPLLLGFGVAGIVGNFLAGAAAQRNVRATVITIAAVLALVLAVFPLAGRTPVGGAILLTLWGLAFGGVPVGVQTWILTSAPTSAEAATALNTAMFNLAIALGALAGGVVADHLALSGVLALGAALTSVTSLAVRSARRA, encoded by the coding sequence ATGAGTGTCACCACCTCCCTCCCTCCCCTGTCGAAGGGCGGGGACCGTGTCCCTCTCAGGAGCCGGCTCGCCGTCGTGGCCATGGCCGTCGGCACCTTCGCCCTCGTCACCGTCGAGTCCCTGCCCGTCGGACTCCTCGCCCCGATCGGCAAGGACCTCGACGTCTCACAGGGGACGGCAGGGCTGATGGTGACCGTCCCCGGCCTTGTCGCCTCCGTCACCGCACCGTTGCTTCCCGTCGCGATACGACGCGCCGACCGCCGGGCCGTCCTGCTCGGCCTGATCGTCCTGATGGTGGCGGCGAACGCGCTCTCGGCCCTGGCACCCGACTTCGCGGTCCTGCTGGCATCGCGGTTCCTGATCGGCATCAGCATCGGCGGGTTCTGGGCGCTGGCGGCGGGACTCGCCGTCCGCCTGGTTCCGGAGCGTCATGTTCCCCGTGCCGTGTCGATCGTCTTCGGCGGGGCGACCGCCGCCAACGTCCTGGGCGTCCCGGCCGGAACGCTGATCGGCGCGCTCGCGCACTGGCGCGTCGCCTTCGCCGCCGTGGGCGCACTCGGCGTCCTCGTCCTCGCCGCGCTGCTCCGGCTCCTGCCGTCCCTGCCCCCGGAGCGGCCGGTGCGGCTGCGCACGCTGCCGGAACAGTTCCGCGACCCCGTCGTGCGCGCCGGCATCGTCGCCACCTTCCTCCTGGTGAGCGGGCACTACGCCGCCTTCACCTACGTCAGCCCGATCCTCAGGGACATCTCCGGGTTCGACGCGGGCATGACCGGCCCGCTCCTGCTCGGCTTCGGCGTGGCCGGCATCGTCGGCAACTTCCTCGCCGGCGCGGCGGCGCAGCGAAACGTCCGGGCCACCGTCATCACCATCGCCGCCGTACTCGCCCTGGTCCTGGCGGTGTTCCCTCTCGCGGGCCGCACCCCGGTCGGCGGCGCGATCCTGCTGACCCTGTGGGGACTGGCCTTCGGCGGAGTCCCCGTCGGCGTGCAGACCTGGATCCTCACGTCGGCTCCGACATCGGCCGAGGCCGCAACGGCGCTGAACACCGCGATGTTCAACCTGGCCATCGCCCTCGGGGCGCTGGCCGGCGGAGTCGTGGCCGACCACCTGGCCCTCAGCGGTGTCCTCGCCCTCGGGGCCGCCCTCACCTCGGTCACCTCTCTGGCCGTCAGGAGCGCGCGCCGGGCGTGA
- a CDS encoding ATP-grasp domain-containing protein, whose protein sequence is MPSVLFVNTRRSPLEVNATALAAHRLGYDVVVLADREPPFASELVAETHVVDTFDTTAAREAALALARRHAVHGVVTWGDRDVEFVSALTTELGLPGLPPAAARTVRNKFLTREALGAAGRPDLMPAYARVHDESSLRSAADRVGYPAILKPTSASGSRGIHRIDSARDLAGEYELLRAFTRPERDPIFRARPGELIYEELLGGTEHSIEGLVVGDEVWIVGITDKWVAPEYSIEYLQVHPTGLEPARQRALEELTTETVRATGMRDCVFHLECRLLPDGTARLLEVAGRIGGGYITSHLIPLATGIDFYAATIAVATGNAPDLTPRTAFSAGSRQLISPRAGTFAGFNGLNAVLELPGVEHVALDQAVGTRVALPPQDYMSCVLGSVIARRGSHTAVREVLEQAARAADPGFTQPAEPATAGHGN, encoded by the coding sequence ATGCCATCCGTGCTGTTCGTGAACACCCGCCGATCCCCGCTGGAGGTCAACGCCACCGCGCTCGCCGCCCACCGGCTCGGCTACGACGTCGTGGTACTCGCCGACCGCGAGCCGCCCTTCGCGTCCGAACTCGTCGCCGAGACACACGTCGTGGACACCTTCGACACCACGGCCGCACGCGAGGCGGCGCTCGCGCTCGCCCGCCGCCATGCCGTCCACGGAGTGGTCACCTGGGGGGACCGCGACGTCGAGTTCGTCTCGGCCCTGACGACGGAGCTCGGCCTGCCCGGCCTCCCGCCCGCGGCCGCCCGGACCGTACGCAACAAGTTCCTGACCCGCGAGGCCCTCGGGGCGGCGGGGAGGCCGGACCTCATGCCCGCGTACGCCCGGGTCCACGACGAGAGCTCCCTGCGCTCCGCCGCGGACAGAGTGGGGTACCCGGCCATCCTCAAGCCCACCAGCGCGTCCGGAAGCCGGGGCATCCACCGCATCGACAGCGCGCGCGACCTCGCCGGCGAGTACGAGCTGCTGCGGGCCTTCACCCGCCCGGAGCGCGACCCGATCTTCCGCGCCAGGCCCGGTGAACTGATCTACGAGGAACTGCTCGGCGGAACGGAGCACAGCATCGAAGGTCTCGTGGTCGGCGACGAGGTCTGGATCGTCGGCATCACCGACAAGTGGGTCGCCCCCGAGTACTCCATCGAGTATCTGCAGGTCCATCCCACCGGCCTGGAGCCCGCCCGGCAGCGTGCCCTCGAGGAGTTGACCACAGAGACGGTGCGGGCGACCGGAATGCGCGACTGCGTCTTCCACCTGGAATGCCGTCTGCTGCCCGACGGCACGGCCCGGCTCCTTGAGGTCGCCGGGCGGATCGGCGGCGGCTACATCACCTCGCACCTGATCCCGCTCGCCACCGGAATCGACTTCTACGCCGCCACGATCGCCGTAGCCACGGGCAACGCCCCGGATCTCACCCCGCGCACCGCCTTCTCCGCCGGATCCCGTCAGCTCATCAGCCCGCGTGCCGGTACCTTCGCGGGGTTCAACGGACTCAACGCCGTGCTCGAACTCCCCGGGGTGGAGCACGTGGCCCTTGACCAGGCCGTCGGCACCCGGGTGGCGCTCCCGCCCCAGGACTACATGAGCTGTGTCCTCGGCTCGGTCATCGCCCGGCGCGGCAGCCACACCGCCGTCCGCGAGGTGCTGGAACAGGCGGCACGGGCAGCGGACCCCGGCTTCACCCAGCCGGCCGAACCCGCGACGGCCGGCCATGGGAACTGA
- a CDS encoding LuxR family transcriptional regulator, translating into MVGTPGRDREPAPLVGRRHALQIVSAAVGAAAAGAGQCLVVSGEAGIGTSRLLAEAAREAAARGVAVAEGRATELDRLSPLITLVTALGSGTAPVLDEPDRAELAARSAVPYRQTALLSERIAAYARSRPLLIVLDDVQWADEVTALMVRSLVPALSDARVLWLLGGRPLPEASVMRAAVEGLVEDGARSLAVGPLSDEAVEELATHTLGARPGKGLRDWVAGAAGNPFLLQELLWALREQGRVLVEDGVARVTPGALPDGFRARVARRWRHLSPAARQLTEAGAVLGRPFTVHEAAGVMGVPVREMTAATEEAVAQGQLVAEGPLLRFRHDLFRQAVYDNLTTPVKHALHREAGSVLAAEGRPAAESATHVAFGARRGDAQALRVLRDAADGIVGAAPGTAADLLIRLVELGDPGDPDRPDHVCKALAALSFSGRMDEAMELGEAELAAAPDPTALATVRHGVAAALKFAGRTPEVLTLVDLALADEGVPPVNQAQLWSLRAHTLVDGGLAAGEDPGCAAADAAGDEAVRLGEAAGVPAAVTSGYTARSRAALAAGRVEEAVVLAERATAVAEHSGGEARWHAPRRWLGEALAVSERFAEAEAAFDLGQREAEQLGVPWAVPRLRGHRSRLWLAAGRLAQATAEAEATLNSALALGTPPTAQATRALLARLAIWRDDLASARALLTTARKFAEGGVRVAVDELLLADVLLRDAQAAGDQEAADPGDGLWAILPHWIRPLCYEPGLGPELVRIALRAGLPEQAERAAEASRLLAVRSPRLASAQAAAVHVDALLSGGPGGLRRAVGLWRSAPRPLALAAALEDAAKVTADRDEALALWEEAFTLYGTAGARRGAARARQELRVLGVRRRMPRSADRQAEGWGAITPSEMRVVRLVADGLTNRQVANRLFLSRHTVDAHLRNVFAKLGVSSRVELARLTAVHLAETGAPGTPGADVTEGTSVGGS; encoded by the coding sequence ATGGTGGGCACGCCGGGCCGTGACCGGGAACCGGCTCCGCTGGTGGGACGCCGGCACGCTCTTCAAATCGTGTCGGCGGCCGTCGGCGCGGCCGCGGCGGGAGCGGGCCAGTGTCTCGTGGTGTCCGGTGAGGCGGGCATAGGTACGTCGCGCCTGCTCGCCGAAGCGGCGCGGGAGGCCGCCGCGCGGGGCGTGGCCGTCGCCGAGGGGAGGGCCACCGAACTCGACCGGCTCTCCCCTCTGATCACCCTGGTGACCGCCCTCGGCAGCGGCACCGCGCCGGTGCTCGACGAGCCCGACCGGGCCGAGCTCGCGGCGCGGTCGGCCGTCCCGTACCGGCAGACGGCCCTGCTGAGCGAGCGGATCGCCGCTTACGCCCGTTCCCGGCCGCTGCTGATCGTCCTGGACGACGTGCAATGGGCCGATGAGGTCACGGCCCTGATGGTCCGTTCCCTGGTCCCCGCGCTCTCCGACGCCCGGGTGCTGTGGCTGCTCGGGGGGCGGCCCCTGCCAGAAGCGTCCGTGATGCGCGCCGCGGTCGAGGGACTGGTGGAGGACGGCGCCCGGTCCCTGGCTGTCGGTCCGCTGTCCGACGAGGCCGTGGAGGAGCTGGCGACGCACACGCTCGGTGCCCGCCCCGGCAAGGGGCTGCGGGACTGGGTGGCGGGCGCGGCCGGGAACCCGTTCCTCCTGCAGGAGCTGCTGTGGGCGCTGCGCGAGCAGGGGCGGGTGCTGGTCGAGGACGGCGTCGCCCGCGTCACGCCCGGTGCGCTGCCCGACGGATTCCGGGCCCGGGTGGCCCGCCGGTGGCGGCACCTGTCCCCCGCCGCCAGGCAGTTGACCGAGGCGGGGGCCGTCCTGGGCCGGCCGTTCACGGTGCACGAGGCCGCGGGGGTGATGGGCGTGCCGGTACGGGAGATGACCGCGGCCACCGAGGAGGCCGTCGCGCAGGGGCAGCTCGTCGCGGAGGGCCCGCTGCTCAGGTTCCGGCACGACCTGTTCCGGCAGGCCGTGTACGACAACCTCACGACGCCCGTGAAGCACGCGCTGCACCGCGAGGCGGGTTCGGTGCTGGCCGCCGAGGGCAGACCGGCGGCCGAGTCGGCGACGCACGTCGCCTTCGGGGCCCGGCGGGGGGACGCGCAGGCGCTGCGGGTCCTGCGGGACGCGGCCGACGGCATCGTGGGCGCCGCGCCGGGGACCGCCGCCGATCTGCTGATCCGGCTGGTCGAGCTCGGCGACCCCGGTGACCCGGACCGTCCCGACCACGTCTGCAAGGCGCTGGCCGCCCTGTCGTTCAGCGGGCGCATGGACGAGGCGATGGAACTGGGCGAGGCCGAGCTCGCGGCGGCGCCGGATCCGACCGCCCTGGCCACGGTACGGCACGGTGTCGCGGCGGCCCTGAAGTTCGCCGGCCGGACTCCCGAGGTCCTCACGCTGGTGGACCTCGCCCTGGCCGACGAGGGTGTCCCCCCGGTCAATCAGGCGCAGTTGTGGTCGTTGCGCGCCCACACCCTCGTCGACGGCGGCCTCGCGGCGGGCGAGGACCCGGGCTGCGCGGCCGCCGACGCGGCCGGGGACGAAGCGGTCCGGCTGGGCGAAGCCGCAGGGGTGCCGGCCGCCGTGACGTCGGGGTACACCGCCCGCTCGCGGGCCGCTCTCGCGGCCGGGCGGGTCGAGGAGGCCGTGGTCCTCGCCGAGCGGGCGACCGCCGTCGCCGAGCACAGCGGCGGTGAGGCGCGCTGGCACGCGCCCCGGAGATGGCTCGGCGAGGCCCTCGCCGTCTCCGAGCGTTTCGCCGAGGCCGAGGCCGCGTTCGACCTGGGCCAGCGGGAGGCCGAACAGCTCGGCGTGCCCTGGGCCGTACCCCGGCTTCGTGGTCACCGCTCGCGGCTGTGGCTGGCCGCGGGACGGCTCGCACAGGCCACCGCCGAGGCCGAGGCGACGCTGAACAGCGCCCTCGCCCTGGGCACTCCTCCCACGGCCCAGGCGACCCGCGCGCTGCTGGCGCGCCTGGCGATCTGGCGCGACGACCTCGCCTCAGCCCGAGCCCTGCTCACCACCGCGCGGAAGTTCGCGGAGGGCGGGGTGCGGGTCGCCGTCGACGAACTGCTGCTTGCGGACGTGCTGTTGCGCGACGCGCAGGCCGCCGGCGATCAGGAGGCCGCCGACCCCGGCGACGGGCTGTGGGCGATCCTGCCCCACTGGATCCGCCCCCTGTGCTACGAGCCCGGGCTCGGGCCGGAGCTGGTGCGGATCGCGTTGCGGGCGGGGCTGCCCGAGCAGGCCGAGCGCGCGGCGGAGGCGTCCCGGCTGCTCGCCGTCCGCAGCCCGCGGCTGGCGTCGGCCCAGGCCGCCGCCGTGCACGTCGACGCACTGTTGTCGGGCGGCCCCGGCGGGCTGCGGCGGGCGGTGGGACTGTGGCGTTCGGCCCCGCGCCCCCTGGCCCTGGCCGCGGCCCTGGAAGACGCGGCGAAGGTCACCGCGGACCGTGACGAGGCCCTGGCACTGTGGGAAGAGGCCTTCACCCTCTACGGCACCGCGGGCGCCCGGCGCGGCGCGGCGCGGGCACGACAGGAACTGCGCGTCCTGGGCGTACGCCGCAGGATGCCGCGGTCGGCGGACCGGCAGGCGGAAGGCTGGGGCGCGATCACACCGTCGGAGATGCGGGTGGTACGGCTCGTGGCCGACGGACTCACCAACCGCCAGGTCGCCAACCGGCTGTTCCTGTCCCGCCACACCGTGGACGCCCACCTGCGCAACGTCTTCGCCAAACTGGGCGTCTCGAGCCGGGTCGAGCTCGCGCGCCTGACGGCCGTGCACCTGGCCGAGACGGGCGCGCCGGGCACGCCGGGCGCGGACGTCACCGAGGGGACTTCCGTCGGCGGGTCCTGA